A single window of Cellulomonas sp. NTE-D12 DNA harbors:
- a CDS encoding helix-turn-helix domain-containing protein has product MTAMTDELLDRATSDDPASGLAAVGALRELADRLEALQVERARRLGWSWQQVAAALGVSRQAVHQKYGKRLG; this is encoded by the coding sequence TTGCTCGACAGGGCGACCTCCGACGACCCGGCGAGCGGCCTGGCCGCCGTCGGGGCGCTGCGTGAGCTCGCCGACCGCCTCGAGGCGCTGCAGGTGGAGCGTGCGCGGCGGCTCGGCTGGTCGTGGCAGCAGGTCGCCGCCGCCCTGGGCGTGTCCCGACAGGCCGTCCACCAGAAGTACGGGAAGAGGTTGGGCTGA
- a CDS encoding Clp protease N-terminal domain-containing protein, which yields MFERFTQDARTAVVLAQELARELHADRVGTEHMLVGAVRTEGSAASRALASLGIRPADVDAAVRRRSSTGLDADALAALGIDLEAVRARAERLFGVGALDRPAPGRGGRRGTHVPFDTTAKKLLETTLREAVAAGHRRIDTGHVLLAAVRLDEVPAHQVLLGLGLAPEEVRRAVRRAWAEPDDGPASVLVG from the coding sequence ATGTTCGAGAGGTTCACGCAGGACGCCCGCACCGCCGTGGTGCTGGCACAGGAGCTCGCGCGCGAGCTGCACGCCGACCGGGTCGGCACCGAGCACATGCTGGTCGGCGCGGTGCGGACCGAGGGGTCGGCCGCCTCTCGCGCGCTCGCCTCGCTCGGCATCCGCCCGGCCGACGTCGACGCCGCGGTGCGGCGCCGCAGCAGCACCGGGCTCGACGCGGACGCCCTCGCGGCGCTCGGCATCGACCTCGAGGCCGTCCGCGCCCGGGCCGAGCGGCTGTTCGGCGTCGGTGCGCTCGACCGGCCCGCACCCGGCCGGGGCGGCCGACGAGGCACCCACGTCCCCTTCGACACCACCGCCAAGAAGCTGCTCGAGACCACCCTGCGCGAGGCCGTCGCAGCCGGGCACCGGCGCATCGACACCGGCCACGTGCTGCTCGCGGCCGTGCGTCTCGACGAGGTCCCGGCGCACCAGGTGCTGCTCGGCCTCGGGCTGGCGCCCGAGGAGGTCCGGCGGGCAGTCCGACGGGCGTGGGCCGAGCCCGACGACGGCCCGGCCAGCGTTCTGGTCGGCTGA